A region of Gemmatimonadales bacterium DNA encodes the following proteins:
- the coaBC gene encoding bifunctional phosphopantothenoylcysteine decarboxylase/phosphopantothenate--cysteine ligase CoaBC — MTRVAGRHVVLGVSGGIAAYKSCIVARRLTEAGATVDAVLTAAAAEFVGPVTFEALTGRPVVTSLWQPGRSLEHVRLGREAELIVVAPATAHLVARVAQGMADDFLTALLLARRAPLLLAPAMNDRMYAHPETQSNLALLRARGAHVLGPDTGALARGEGEGPGRMVEPEAIVAHVERLLRSAAPWAGARVLVTAGPTRERLDPVRVVTNRSSGRMGYALAREAWLRGAEVTLVSGPSGLEPPPGVEVVRVESTADLKAAVGDALPLADLLLMAAAPADYRPARALGQKLRRSDGALRLDLEPTDDVLAGTAARRKRGAVVVGFALETDDVIAAARAKLEAKQLDLVVANDATEPGAGPEVPTNRVTLVARDGAEALPLMSKDEAAAAILDRVQRLLSRRG, encoded by the coding sequence GTGACCCGGGTCGCCGGCCGGCACGTCGTTCTCGGCGTGTCGGGCGGCATCGCCGCGTACAAGTCCTGCATCGTCGCGCGCCGCCTCACCGAGGCCGGCGCGACGGTCGACGCGGTGCTGACGGCCGCGGCGGCCGAGTTCGTCGGACCCGTGACGTTCGAGGCGCTCACCGGCCGGCCGGTGGTCACCTCGCTGTGGCAGCCCGGCCGCTCGCTCGAGCACGTGCGGCTCGGGCGGGAAGCCGAGCTGATCGTGGTCGCCCCCGCCACGGCGCACCTGGTGGCCCGCGTGGCCCAGGGCATGGCCGACGACTTCCTCACCGCGCTGCTGCTGGCGCGCCGCGCGCCGCTGCTGCTCGCCCCCGCGATGAACGACCGGATGTACGCCCACCCCGAAACCCAGTCCAACCTCGCCCTGCTGCGCGCGCGCGGGGCGCATGTGCTGGGCCCCGACACCGGCGCCCTCGCCCGCGGCGAGGGCGAAGGCCCGGGCCGGATGGTGGAGCCCGAGGCCATCGTCGCTCACGTCGAGCGGCTGCTGCGGAGCGCCGCGCCGTGGGCCGGCGCCCGGGTGCTCGTCACCGCGGGACCGACCCGCGAGCGCCTGGACCCGGTGCGGGTCGTCACCAACCGCTCCAGCGGACGCATGGGCTACGCACTGGCGCGCGAGGCGTGGCTGCGCGGAGCCGAGGTCACGCTGGTCAGCGGCCCGTCGGGGCTCGAGCCCCCGCCCGGCGTCGAGGTCGTGCGGGTGGAATCCACCGCCGACCTGAAGGCCGCGGTCGGCGATGCGCTCCCCCTGGCCGACCTCCTGCTGATGGCCGCCGCGCCGGCCGACTACCGGCCCGCGAGGGCGCTGGGCCAGAAGCTGCGGCGCAGCGACGGCGCGCTCCGCCTCGACCTCGAGCCTACCGACGACGTGCTGGCCGGGACGGCGGCGCGGCGGAAGAGGGGTGCGGTCGTGGTCGGCTTCGCGCTCGAGACCGACGACGTGATCGCCGCGGCGCGCGCCAAGCTCGAGGCCAAGCAGCTGGACCTGGTGGTCGCGAACGACGCGACCGAGCCGGGCGCCGGCCCCGAGGTGCCCACCAACCGCGTGACGCTGGTCGCGCGAGACGGCGCGGAGGCGCTCCCCCTGATGTCGAAGGACGAGGCCGCGGCCGCCATCCTCGACCGCGTGCAGAGGTTACTTTCCAGGCGTGGATGA
- a CDS encoding DNA-directed RNA polymerase subunit omega has translation MFTPTEIAHQAGNKYIGVLVAAKFARFVNDFPKERTVEREKKLTTTSLEELSSGDLKYKITRRRRQEA, from the coding sequence GTGTTCACGCCCACGGAGATCGCGCATCAGGCGGGCAACAAGTACATCGGCGTGCTGGTGGCCGCGAAGTTCGCCCGCTTCGTGAACGACTTCCCCAAGGAACGCACCGTCGAGCGGGAGAAGAAGCTCACCACGACGTCGCTCGAGGAGCTGTCGTCGGGGGACCTGAAGTACAAGATCACCCGGCGGCGCAGGCAGGAGGCGTGA
- the gmk gene encoding guanylate kinase, which yields MKPYPLVLSAPSGGGKTTIAYALVTAREDVGYSVSATTRAPRPKERDGVDYHFLSREEFERRVRAGEFLEWAEYSGERYGTLKSEIDKVLASGRHVVLDIETRGARAVRQCYPDAVLVFVVPPSAEELLQRLGGPTGTRAATLGARLRTAVAELSEALDYDYVVVNADRTEAVAEVAAILDAENRRPRRNPDLVDELAQLGRDIGALADRLGDVKEA from the coding sequence GTGAAGCCGTATCCGCTGGTGCTCTCGGCCCCGTCGGGCGGCGGCAAGACCACCATCGCCTACGCGCTGGTGACCGCTCGCGAGGACGTGGGCTACTCGGTCTCCGCCACCACCCGCGCGCCGCGGCCCAAGGAGCGCGACGGGGTGGACTACCATTTCCTCTCGCGCGAGGAGTTCGAGCGGCGGGTCCGCGCCGGGGAGTTCCTGGAGTGGGCCGAGTACAGCGGCGAGCGCTACGGCACCCTCAAGTCGGAGATCGACAAGGTCCTCGCCTCGGGGCGCCACGTCGTGCTGGACATCGAGACCCGCGGTGCGCGTGCCGTTCGACAGTGCTATCCGGACGCGGTGCTGGTGTTCGTGGTGCCGCCGTCGGCCGAGGAGCTGTTGCAGCGCCTGGGGGGCCCCACGGGGACCCGCGCTGCGACGCTGGGCGCCAGGCTGCGGACCGCCGTCGCCGAGCTGAGCGAGGCGCTGGACTACGATTACGTCGTCGTCAACGCTGACCGAACCGAGGCGGTCGCCGAAGTGGCCGCCATTCTCGACGCGGAAAACCGCCGGCCGCGCCGAAACCCCGATCTGGTGGACGAGCTGGCCCAGCTGGGCCGGGACATCGGGGCGCTGGCCGACCGGCTGGGTGACGTCAAGGAGGCGTAG